The Leptospira mtsangambouensis sequence AAAGTCACGGGAATCGATTATGATTTGATTATTGATTTAAAAGAATCGGAAATCATTCGTCCAGTGATTGCCGTCATCCCACTGACTGTCAGAATTGTTTGTAGGGATTGTATGGGAGGTGACCCGCATTGTCCCGCATGTAATGGACGAGGTAGTTATAAAGGTTACAGAAATCTGAAGGTAGAATTTCCAAAATCTGCTCTTGTGAATGGAAAAATTTTTGAATTTGACCTATCCAAATTCCGACCAGATTCCTTTACCCATTTTAAGAAAAAATTCCTACGTGTGAAACTCTTAGTACATAAAAATATCCCTTTACGAGCAAAGAGTACTGTCTAAAAAGGAAATCGATGGAAAAGATTCCCAAAGTTCTATTTGTAACCCCCCTCTATAAAGAAAAAATCTGGGGAGGAAGAAAACTCGAAACATTTCTCGGCCGTAAAATTCCAGAAGGATCCATTGGGGAATCTTGGGAAGTTTCTGTTTATGGATCAGACGTTTCCCCAATCAAAAATATAGAGTTCCATAATACTCCACTAACAGACCTTATCCGAAAAGCACCAGAATCTGTCCTTGGAAAACCATTTACAAAATCGGGATTACCTTTACTTGTCAAGGTCATAGATGCCAAAGAAAAACTTTCCGTCCAAGTTCATCCCGATGACGATTACGCACTCAAATACGATCCCAAATCAAATGGGAAAAAAGAATGTTGGTATGTTTTATCTGCTGAACCTGGAGCTGAACTTGTAGTCGGTTTCGATACCAATACGAGCAAAGAAGAGTATGAATCCCTAGTGAAACAGAATTTAGGCGAAAATGTTCTCAGGAAATGGAAAGTAAAACCTGGTGATGTTTTTCTATTAAACCCAGGAACTATCCATGCCATTGGTGGTGGTGTTTTACTTTTAGAAGTGCAACAATCTTCTGATTCAACATACAGAGTGTACGATTATGGAAGATTGGGTGACGATGGAAACCCAAGAGAGCTTCATTTAGAAAAAGCACTCGCAGTTCTCAATTTTCAAAAATCAGATGGTTCTGAAAAACAAACAAAACAACTGATCACATACCATCCTTTTCCAAGATATCTTTTTACCTCTAATGACAAATTTAGATTGGAATCTTGGGAGTTCAACCAAGCCCAAAATTTCACCTTTTCAAAATTAGGTGACCCTGTAACTTTTGGAATTTTTTATACTGTCTCTGGATCTATTTATTTTCCAGAATTCCAGAAACTTGTAGGACCGAACGAAACGTTTATGATCACAGCAGCTGGGTTTTCAGAAACTATCTCTGCCTTTGCGGAAACTGGTACGAAGCTAGCATTTATGTCTGCCGGTTCAGATTCCGTAAAATATCAATAGTCTACCCTATTGACATTTTAATAGAATGAGTATAATAGATGCCAGAGAGGTATCTATGAAAAAAATAATTTCCCTATTACTCGTGTTAGCATCTACATCAGTATTTGCTTTGTCTGACTTGGAAAACTTGATGATTAAAGAGGCAAATTCTCCAGAAAGTAAACAAGCTGCACGTTCTTATCTCAATGCTATGGCAAAAGAAAAAGAAGCAAGTGCGAAGAGACACGAAAAAATGGCGGGCAACAAAGGTGGAAAAGCAATCAGTGAAGCAAAGTTTAAAGAACATTGCTTATCACTTGCAAAAGAATTTCGTATAGAAGCAGAAGAATACAAAAAAGCTGCAGATGATTTGAAATAAATTTCTATCTTTTACTATTAAGTGGGCAAAGGAATTCGATCTGTTTCTTTAGGAACTTTCGGAAATTCATCTTTTGCCCATCTTTCCTTTGCTCTATCGATTGTTTCTTGTTTAGTCGAAACAAAGTTCCAAAACAAATGTCTTTTTTCCGTAAGTGGTTCTCCACCAAGTAAAATCAAACGGCTATTTTGTTTGGCCTTAAAGGAAACAGAAGTTCCCTTTTCAAATAAAACCATGGATCCTACTGTATAAGATTCCCCGTTGGATTCAATCGCACCTCGGGACACATAAAGTCCCGCTTCTTCTTTATCAGAAAGAACCCAATTGACAACATCTGCGTTTTGTTTGATTTCAATATCAGCATATATCAAAGGGGAATGGACTGTGGCGGGGGAATGTAATCCTAAAAAACTACCACCTAATAAACGAAAAACCAAACCTTCTTTTGTTAAAACAGGAATTTCTTGTTCCGAAAAATGTTCAAAACTAGGATCTATTTCTTCTTTATCTTTCGGCAAAGCAATCCATGTTTGAATGCCTTCTAATATTTCGTATTTAGGATCAAATTTTGAACGTTCACTGTGAACGATTCCTGATCCGGCTACCATCCAATTGGTTTCATGTGGACGAATGTCCATTTCCACTTTCAAACTATCACGATGAGTGATGACCCCATCATACAAAAAAGTTATGGTAGCAAGACCAATATGTGGATGCGCTCGGACCACTAGCTCTTCTCCGGTCACTACAGGTACTGGACCAAAGTGATCAAAAAAAACAAAGGGACCTACTGAACGTTTCTCCATTGCCGGAAGAACACGTCGGATCACAAAATTGTCACCTAAGTCTTTTGAGTGTCCAACAAGAGATTTTGTCATTAGCGTTTAGACTTCTTTACCTTCGGTTTTGGTTTGGATATTTTCTTTTTCGCAGTTGGTTTTTGTTTTTTGATTTGTTTGGTAGATTTGGTTCCAGAAGTTTTGGATTCTTCTACCTTACCTACAAAAAGACCAATGGCTTCTTTGCCTTGGGTCCAATGTGCTTTGTTTCGAGCATTAAAATAGAGAATAAAGATTTTTTCTGTTTCCGAATACTTCACATCACAAGCATATACATGGCTTGCTTTCCATCCTCTTCCTGTAGGTCCAAGGATAGGTGTTTGGTTGATGCGATCAAAATGAATTCCATCTTCACTTTGTAAAAAGAGAATGGCCGAACAGGATTCTTTTCTAACAGGGTTCCAAAAAATCCCATTTTGAAATCCTAAGTAACGTCCTTTCCATTCAATCACTTTGATGGAACCTGCACCCAAATTACAAAATGGATCCATCTCGTTCGGAGAAAGAATGGGATCAGAAAAATAAGAAAAAGGTCCTAGTGGGGAGTTTGCTTCGGCAACGGTAATATGTTTTGGTTCACAAAATCCACAATCCGGGATAAAAACGAGAGAGGAAGAAAAGTACATTCTGTACTTTTTCCCAAACTTCACCAAACAAGGATTACTGACTGATTCTCCATATTTTGGATCTTTATGAAAGGGAAATTTTGGAGTAATGACAGTTTTGGGCGAAGACCAAGATTTTAAATCTTTACTGGTTCGAACTTCGATATGAGACTTCCACTTCCGATAAGGAAACCAAGACATAAGGACATGAAGGAATTTGTACTTTTCGTAGTATAAATAATAAGTTCCATCTTCCAAAAAAATAAAAGGACGCATGGCATTCCAAACCACGGTTTTTCTCTTTTTCCAATGGATTCCATCTTCCGAAAGGAATTCTTGAACCCCAAAAATATTGTGAGCAAAAAGATGCCAAAGTCCATCAGGGCAATTTTCAGGGAATAAAAAACTCGGATCCGCCAAAACAGGGGATGGGAATCCGGGCTTTAAAATAGGATCATCTTGGTAAAGTTGCCAATAGATATTTTGTTTGTTCAATCGAAATGAATTTCCTTACTTTTCTAAAACAACTTTCAGGTTAGATAGTCCCTCTTCAAAGTCTTTTCCGATCAATTCTTGAAAATCCATAAAAAGGCAGATCAAATTGGAAGGGTAAGGCATCGAACCATCAAACCCCCAAATGATTTTGGATTTTTTTTGGTCCAAAGAAGAAACCTTCATATAACTGCGTTCAGTACCTTCAAAAGGTTCAAAAAATCTTAGTTCTGTTTCCATCTCTAAGGCATCCACATTGATCATTTTAATCTCTTGTTCCCCAGTTCCGACTTCTTTGTCTAAACTTT is a genomic window containing:
- a CDS encoding SRPBCC family protein, translated to MTLGRKISIGIIGIIAIPLVVAIFLPTGYQVERSIDINKPASDVFAYIRMLKNQDQYSVWAKKDPSMKKIYTGLDGTVGFISRWESLDKEVGTGEQEIKMINVDALEMETELRFFEPFEGTERSYMKVSSLDQKKSKIIWGFDGSMPYPSNLICLFMDFQELIGKDFEEGLSNLKVVLEK
- a CDS encoding LIC_10421 family protein, whose product is MKKIISLLLVLASTSVFALSDLENLMIKEANSPESKQAARSYLNAMAKEKEASAKRHEKMAGNKGGKAISEAKFKEHCLSLAKEFRIEAEEYKKAADDLK
- a CDS encoding family 43 glycosylhydrolase, which translates into the protein MNKQNIYWQLYQDDPILKPGFPSPVLADPSFLFPENCPDGLWHLFAHNIFGVQEFLSEDGIHWKKRKTVVWNAMRPFIFLEDGTYYLYYEKYKFLHVLMSWFPYRKWKSHIEVRTSKDLKSWSSPKTVITPKFPFHKDPKYGESVSNPCLVKFGKKYRMYFSSSLVFIPDCGFCEPKHITVAEANSPLGPFSYFSDPILSPNEMDPFCNLGAGSIKVIEWKGRYLGFQNGIFWNPVRKESCSAILFLQSEDGIHFDRINQTPILGPTGRGWKASHVYACDVKYSETEKIFILYFNARNKAHWTQGKEAIGLFVGKVEESKTSGTKSTKQIKKQKPTAKKKISKPKPKVKKSKR
- a CDS encoding pirin family protein translates to MTKSLVGHSKDLGDNFVIRRVLPAMEKRSVGPFVFFDHFGPVPVVTGEELVVRAHPHIGLATITFLYDGVITHRDSLKVEMDIRPHETNWMVAGSGIVHSERSKFDPKYEILEGIQTWIALPKDKEEIDPSFEHFSEQEIPVLTKEGLVFRLLGGSFLGLHSPATVHSPLIYADIEIKQNADVVNWVLSDKEEAGLYVSRGAIESNGESYTVGSMVLFEKGTSVSFKAKQNSRLILLGGEPLTEKRHLFWNFVSTKQETIDRAKERWAKDEFPKVPKETDRIPLPT
- a CDS encoding type I phosphomannose isomerase catalytic subunit, producing the protein MEKIPKVLFVTPLYKEKIWGGRKLETFLGRKIPEGSIGESWEVSVYGSDVSPIKNIEFHNTPLTDLIRKAPESVLGKPFTKSGLPLLVKVIDAKEKLSVQVHPDDDYALKYDPKSNGKKECWYVLSAEPGAELVVGFDTNTSKEEYESLVKQNLGENVLRKWKVKPGDVFLLNPGTIHAIGGGVLLLEVQQSSDSTYRVYDYGRLGDDGNPRELHLEKALAVLNFQKSDGSEKQTKQLITYHPFPRYLFTSNDKFRLESWEFNQAQNFTFSKLGDPVTFGIFYTVSGSIYFPEFQKLVGPNETFMITAAGFSETISAFAETGTKLAFMSAGSDSVKYQ